A DNA window from Gasterosteus aculeatus chromosome 16, fGasAcu3.hap1.1, whole genome shotgun sequence contains the following coding sequences:
- the ikzf2 gene encoding zinc finger protein Helios isoform X3: protein MEAPRGFCASNGQCSPGKENSRMWADASTPNGQTIPQVPNSRSELKIKQEEETAEETDKRSPAGPTEEEGVTLEESMTDSPSDVQDGLSEPNVTSDLGSQQTHGDRPFQCNQCGVSFTQKGNLLRHIKLHTGEKPFKCPFCSYACRRRDALSGHLRTHAVGKPHKCNFCGRSYKQRTSLEEHKERCHSYLQGIGVDLNANAGRYTGEVPKDSRPMAEPSTMATYDRPPVIERLHSNVGKRKSTTPQKFVGEKMVRYGYPELGYEMGLKYEKQAEMMSAHMMDQAISNAITYLGSDTLRPMLHHPGLPLSMPEMGPMVNPLFHRVLPSGQRTDHPGNCDALKPQRLQPHDFTSQPATNGPTALSKLHHPGQEESPNNSGVGSPDSDRSSPHEGRAHRASNPAPGLRSRASPAVSYSGERATEVSPRSGAAMGTGMMRAPTDRPPSQDGVRVFGREGQELRAYQCEHCRVLFLDHVMYTIHMGCHGYRDPLECNICGHRSKDSYEFSSHIVRGEHTIQ from the exons GTAACGGCCAATGCTCTCCTGGAAAGGAGAACTCAAGAATGTGGGCAGATGCTTCAACACCCAATGGACAGACAATACCTCAGGTTCCTAATTCCCGCAGTG AGCTAAAAATTAAACAGGAGGAAGAGACAGCGGAGGAGACGGACAAGAGAAGCCCAGCAGGCCCGACGGAAGAGGAAGGAGTGACATTGGAGGAATCCATGACTGACAGCCCGAGCGACGTGCAGGATGGATTATCTGAGCCCAACGTGACATCTGATTTAGGAAGTCAACAAACACACG GTGACAGGCCGTTCCAGTGTAACCAGTGTGGCGTCTCATTCACCCAGAAGGGAAACCTGCTAAGACACATCAAGCTGCATACAGGCGAAAAACCCTTCAAATGCCCCTTCTGCAGCTACGCCTGCCGGCGGCGCGATGCCCTCAGCGGGCATTTGCGCACTCATGCTG TTGGCAAACCGCACAAGTGCAACTTCTGTGGGCGGAGCTACAAACAGCGCACTTCTCTGGAGGAACATAAAGAGCGCTGCCATAGTTACCTGCAGGGTATCGGCGTGGATCTGAATGCCAACGCTGGCCGTTACACAG GTGAGGTCCCTAAAGACTCGAGGCCTATGGCGGAGCCCAGCACCATGGCTACCTACGATCGGCCACCTGTTATTGAAAGACTGCACAGCAACGTGGGCAAGAGGAAAAGTACCACTCCTCAGAAATTTGTGG GTGAAAAGATGGTTCGCTACGGCTACCCTGAACTAGGCTATGAGATGGGCCTTAAGTACGAGAAGCAGGCCGAAATGATGTCGGCCCACATGATGGACCAGGCCATCAGCAATGCCATCACGTACCTGGGATCGGACACTCTTCGGCCCATGCTCCACCATCcgggtctccctctctccatgcCGGAAATGGGGCCCATGGTGAACCCCCTCTTCCACCGCGTCCTGCCATCGGGCCAACGAACAGATCACCCCGGAAACTGTGACGCGCTGAAACCTCAGCGCCTTCAGCCGCACGACTTCACCAGCCAGCCCGCCACAAATGGGCCGACTGCTTTAAGCAAGCTGCACCATCCAGGGCAAGAAGAATCTCCCAACAACAGCGGGGTCGGCTCTCCTGACTCGGACCGCAGCAGCCCTCATGAGGGGCGGGCGCACCGTGCGAGCAATCCCGCCCCCGGCCTCAGGTCTCGAGCCAGTCCGGCGGTGAGCTACTCAGGTGAGCGAGCGACAGAAGTGTCACCCAGGAGTGGGGCAGCAATGGGGACTGGGATGATGCGAGCGCCCACCGACAGGCCTCCGAGCCAGGACGGGGTTCGGGTGTTTGGACGAGAGGGCCAGGAGTTGCGCGCCTACCAGTGCGAGCACTGCCGGGTGCTCTTCCTGGACCATGTCATGTACACCATCCACATGGGTTGCCACGGATACAGAGATCCATTGGAGTGCAACATCTGCGGTCACCGCAGCAAAGACAGCTATGAATTCTCCTCTCACATAGTTCGTGGTGAACATACCATCCAGTAA